A window of Equus przewalskii isolate Varuska chromosome 6, EquPr2, whole genome shotgun sequence genomic DNA:
AAGTCCTCCCCGTCCATGTCCCACATGGAGGCCCTCGGCAAGGCCTGGAACCGTCAGCTCAGGTGAGCACATCTCCAGGGCCCAGGCGGTGGAGCGGGCTGggccggggtggggcggggcttgTCCCAGGGGCTGACCCCTCCCTCCGGCCGCCCAGCCGTCCCCTTTCCCAGGCCGTCTCGTTCAGCACCCCCTTTGGCCTGGACAGCGACGTGGATGTTGTCATGGGAGACCCCGTCCTCCTGCGCTCCGCCAGCTCGGACAGCCTGGGTCCCCCGCGCTCCGTGCCCGCCCGGACCCCCGCCCAGCCACCCCCGGAGCCTGGTGACCTGCCCACCATCGAGGAGGCCCTACAGATCATCCACAGTGCCGAGCCCCGGCTGCTCCCGGATGGGGCTGCCGACGGCAGCTTCTACCTCCACTCCCCGGAGGGGCCCTCCAAACTGCCACTGGCCTCCCCGTACCCGCCCGAGGGGGCCTCAAAACCACTGCCCGATGGGCCCACCAAAGCACCCGTCTACTTGCCCCACCCCGAGGGCCCCTTGAAACCGTCTCCCTGCCCAGCCGGGGAGGTATCGAAACTGCCAGCCCTGTCTGAGGGCTCCCCAAAGGCGGCGGCTTCGTCCCCGGCGGCCAGCAACTCGGAAGTGAAGATGACCAGCTTTGCTGAACGCAAGAAGCAGCTAGTGAAGGCCGAGCCCGAGGCTGGGTCCCCGGCAGCCGGCTCAGCGGCCCCGGAGGCCCTGAGCTCGGAGATGAGTGAGCTTGGAGCCCGGCTAGAGGAGAAGCGCCGGGCTATAGAAGCGCAGAAGCGCCGGATCGAGGCCATCTTTGCCAAGCACCGGCAGCGCCTGGGCAAGAGCGCCTTCCTGCAGGTGCAGCCCCGGGAGGCCGgcggggaggtggaggtggaggaggagctgggcccGGCCTCTGGTGGGGAGCGGCCAGCAGGCGAGGGCCAGGGCGAGCCGGCCCCACGGCCCAAGGCAGTGACCTTCTCGCCAGAACTGGGCCCGGCGCCCCCCGAGGGGCTGGGGGACTACAACCGGGCCGTCAGCAAGCTGAGCGCCGCCTTGAGCTCGCTGCAGCGGGACATGCAGAGGCTCACGGACCAGCAGCAGCGGCTCCTGGCCCCACCCGAGGCCCCCGcgccggccccgccgcccgccgcgtGGGTCATCCCTGGCCCCACGACGGGTCCCAAAGCCGcgtcccccagccctgcccggcGCGCCCCAGCCGCCCGGCGCAGCCCCGGGCCCGGCCCCAGCCCGACACCCCGCAGCCCGAAGCATGCACGGCCAGCGGAGCTGCGGCTGGCGCCCCTGACGAGGGTGCTCACGCCTCCCCACGATGTAGACAGCCTCCCCCACCTGCGCAAGTTCTCGCCGAGCCAGGTGCCTGTGCAGACACGCTCCTCTATCCTCCTGGCGGAGCGGCCGCCTCCTGAGGAGCCTGCGGCCCGGCCCGGCCTCATCGAGATCCCACTGGGCAGCCTGGGAGAGCCCCCGGCCGAGGATGAGGGAGACGGGAGCCCCCCTGGGGCTGAGGACTCCTTAGAGGAAGAGGCGTCTTCAGAGGGAGAGCCCCGAGCTGGGCTGGGCTTCTTCTATAAGGTGAGTCAAGagagcaggtgggggaggggccagaggtgggggtgggggcgcgggtggatggacagatggtcatggagtggggaggtgggtgggtgggtggacagACAGGCGGGTGGACAGGTGGTCGGACGGATAGGGCTTTCCTGCTGCATGGCAGATGGACAGAAGGTACGTGGGCAGAAGGACAGATAGATGGAGctggcagaaggagagaaggtgggtggatgggtgagtggggAGCCAGGTGGGAGTGGGCAAACAGATAAGATGTGTGTGGCCAGACGGGCAGATAGATGGGGTGGGTGGAGGACAGGGTAGATGGGTAGGTAGGCAGATGGTGGATGGGTGGGCAATGGACAGATGGACAGgaatgggtggatggacagacaggACTAGGGTCTTCCATGGCATctcctccctcttgctctctccttcacaccccgcccccagcacagccccacctgctccccttcctgACCCTGTTCTGTGGCCGGTCACTCTTTTCCATCCTCATGGCACCCCCAGCCTGGGCTGCTGTGTCTCACCCGGACACCTGCAGTCCAGTCCTGACTGGTCTACCACACACCCCCTCACCACACACCCATCCCTAGATATTTTCAACggagcagagattttttttttttaatgcaaattggACCTTGTTGCTCATCTATTTAAAACCCTTCTGTAGCCCCCTTATTAGAATAAAGGTTCTTTCCAGGGCCTTAGGCTTTGCTCACCTCTGACTTGTCCTCTGCCATTCTCCCCAGCTCTCtgtccagccacactggcctccctgctgttCCACACTCTCCACCCTCACTAGGCTTAttctggccccagggcctttgcacttgctgttcctgctGCCTGAACCAGtctcctcacccctcacccccacccagtTAAGTCTTCCTCATCATTCTCGGGGGCTGCTTCCACCAGGAAGCCTCGCTTGGTGCCCCAGGCTGATAGGTCCCTCCCCACGGTGGAGACGGGTAGCTGTTCTTGCTGGTGTTTACCATTGTCAGTGTGACACCAGATTGTCTTCCCTGCTGCATTAAGCACTTCGTGTGAACAGCACTAGGTCTGCCCCATCCCTGTCATGCCCCACAGCATGGGGCTGTGCATAAAGTAGGTGCCGACTAAATGCCTTCAGAACAGTTACAGAATCCCAAGGACAGGTGAGTGGCTGGCAGGCTGGGTCAGCGGAATGTGCGACCCCAGCTGTGCCGGCGAAGGGGCAGCCAGCTGGACTCGTGCGTGCCCCCAGGATGAAGACAAGCCTGAGGACGAGATGGCTCAGAAGCGGGCCAGCCTGCTGGAGCGCCAGCAGCGGCGGGCGGAGGAGGCCCGGCGGCGGAGGCAGTGGCAGGAGGCCGAGAGGGAGCAGCGCCGGGAGGAGGCCGCGCGGTGAGGCTGGGCCTGGCCCGGGGACCCAGCCGCCGGCGACCCCACGACCCCTCTGACTGCTTGCTCTCCCCCATCTGCAGGCTGGCCCAGGAGGAGGCGGCCCCTGGGCCCCcggcccccccagcccctgcggCGACCCCGGCCCCTGCTGCCAGGGCCCCGGCCGAGGAGGAGGTGGGCCCCCGGCGCGGGGAGTTCACGCGGCTGGAGTACGAGCGACGGGCCCAGCTGAAGCTGATGGATGACCTCGATAAGGTGCTGCGGCCCCGGGCTGCGGGGACAGGGGGCCCAGGCCGGGGTGGACGCAGGGCCCCCCGGCCACGCTCTGGTTGCTGTGATGATTCGGCCCTGGCACGGAGCCCGGCCCGCGGCCTGCTGGGTGAGGACCCTGTGGGGTGGGGCCTGCCAGCACCCTTCCAGGCAGGGGGGGCCGCCCAGAGGGAGGCGGAGGGCTGCAGCGAGAATGAGGAGGTGTGGGCAGAGCCGGCCCAGGGTGCTCTCCTCGGCTGGAGGAGGACACCCCTCGGGATGTCTGGGGCCAAGGGACttccggggggggggggccacCCACGTGCTGCTTCTGCACAGCCTGCCGGGCAAAGCTCATGCCCCCAGCCATGGGGGAAGGGAGTCCATCTCAAGGGGGCAAACGGGGTGAGGGTCTCGGGCAGGGCTGCCCCCActttccctccccagcctgcccgGTAAGGCCCCCAAGGGCATCTGTGGAGGCAAAGGGGCTTTGTGTGGGGCCTGACCCAGTGCCCTCCACTCCCAGGCTCTCGGCTCAGCAAGGTCTACTCCCAGTCCACGCTGTCACTGTCCACCGTGGCCAACGAGGCCAACAACCTAGGTGTGAAGAGGCCCACGTCTCGGTGAGCTCAGCGGGGCAGGTGGCCCCGTGGAGTCTGCGTGCGCGCCGACGAGTGTGATGTGGcatgaatgtgtgtatatgtcaCCGAAGGGATGGAAGGGCACATCCGTGTGCCCAGTGCCAGTGGGACCGTCTGTGCCAGAAGGAGGGCCCAAGAACGGGCCTCTGGGCACCTGGCTGCGTGCTGAGCGGGCCTGAGGCGGGGAGAGCTCGAGAGGACACTGTGTGGACTTGGGAGTGCGTAAAGCATACGTGTACGTCTCCCCATCTGCGGAATGTTCTAGGCTTGCCCATCCCATCCCTTCCCCCTGCAGGGCTCCCTCCCCCTCCGGCCTCATGTCCCCGAGCCGCCTGCCTGGCAGCCGAGAACGGGACTGGGAGAATGGCAGCAACGCCTCCTCCCCGGCGTCGGTCCCGGAGTACACAGGTAGGTGGGACGCAGGGGGGCGAGCACCGCCTGTTCCCTGTCCCCTGGTCCTCCCTGCTGACCACCCTGTCCCCCAGGTCCGCGGCTGTACAAGGAGCCCAGTGCCAAGTCCAACAAGTTCATCATCCACAACGCCCTGTCCCACTGCTGCCTGGCGGGCAAGGTGAACGAGCCGCAGAAGAACCGCATTCTCGAGGTGAGCCTGCGCTTGGGGCATGGGGCGGGGGGGTCACGGGGGCCCTGCCGCCAGCTGACCGCTCCTGCCACCCGCCAGGAAATCGAGAAGAGCAAGGCCAACCACTTCCTGATCCTCTTCCGCGACTCGAGCTGCCAGTTCCGGGCCCTCTACACGCTGTCGGGGGAGACGGAGGAGCTGTCGCGGCTGGCGGGCTACGGCCCGCGGACAGTGACGCCCGCCATGGTGGAGGGCATCTACAAGTACAACTCGGACCGCAAGCGCTTCACGCAGATCCCTGCCAAGACCATGTCCATGAGCGTGGATGCCTTCACCATCCAGGGTCACCTCTGGCAGAGCAAGAAGCCCACCACCCCCAAGAAGGGCGGCAGCACCCCCAAATAGCCCGTCCCAGGTGGGCTGGCCGCCGCCCTGCTGGAGGACCGCCAGTCGGCATTCTCGGGTCCTGTGTGTCCCCGACTTTGTCCGGGTGGGGCTGGAGTCTCCACCCCCTAACTTCCGTCCCGTCCTGCTGtgggggctgagctgggaggTTCAGGGACTCAGGGCTCAGCTCGGTCCCCTGTCTGTCCTCCCCACCttcttgaataaaataatttaaagagagCTGGTGCGCTGGCATCACCCCGAGGCTGGCTGGGGTGCTCGGGGACACCTGGGCCTGCGAGTTTTCCACACGCACCGGCCCTTTCCTGTCTGCTGTTTGCTCTGGAATCTACTCCAGCCTCTCCTCCGCCCCCTCGAGGGCTCTGACGCAGCTCCTGCTGAGGGCCGGCACGCCTTCCCTGCCAGCGCCCCTTCAGTGACGTCCTGGGCCCGTGAGGCCTCTGACCAGCCCTCCCCGCCCGTGGCCTCCTGCCCCCATGGCTGCTTCCTCTTTGGTCAGCCTGTTATTATGGGCCTCTCCTGGCGTTCGGCCAACTGCTACACTCGATCTTCTCTCCCCAAGCCGCCTGCCTATGTCTCCAGGCTCGGTTACCACCTCTGGGCCAGGATGCCCGTgtttctctcctctgagctccgtGTCTGAGGGTCCAGTTGCCTCCTTGGCACGGCCACTGGACGTCTCAGGTGTTGGACCTACGGCCCAAGCTCGAGCCGGGCGGAGCTCCGGGTCTCCGTGCGGCTCAGGTGTGGGCCCAGCCTCACTTTCTAAAGGCCTCTTCtgtttcactccactctctgcgTCCCCGCGCCCGCCCCCGAGGCCACGCCCACAGCCTGGGCCTCCTACATCCCGAGCTCCCTCCTGCCACAAGCCAATCCCGTACAGCAGCCTGCGTGGCCTGTTCGGGGCACAAATCTGATTAAGTCCCTGAACGCTTAAAATCCCTTAATAGCTTGGAGCCCGCTAATGGCTTCCCAGAGCTTAAGACTAAAGACCACACCCTGGCCGTGGCCTGTGGCCGAGGTCTGGTTCCTGGCTGCTGTCCAGGGAGAGAGGGACCCTGCTAAGCTCACAGCTGGACCAGGGACTGCCTGCCTCCAGAGCTCACTGACCGAGGGGAGGTGGGCCCTCGCCCAGGGAAAAGGGTTTGCGGAGGCGGCTGGGAATCGACCtgtgatggtgggggtggggagagagctgCTCTAGGGGCAAGGGCTGGCGAGACCTGGGCGACTGGGGGCAAGGCCCCCAGGCTTGGGGCTCAAAGCAGCCTCAGGTGGCAGAGAGGCTGGCCTCTCAGAGTCCAGAACTGGCTCTGCAGGGTGAGGGTGGAGCGTGTGCCCTGGCCTGATGCCCGGCTGCCCCACCTCCCGCACTAGCcaatctgggggtggggggagccggGCCCGGGGCCAGGGCGTCACCGAGCTGGCACTCCCTACAGGCACCTGGGCAGCAGGAGGGGCGGGCAGGAAGGAGGCTCAGACCATGACGTACAAATGGAGGCTTCATTGCgggaggggtgaggtggggcaGCAGGGTGGGGTGTGCGGGGGTCAGTCTTCCTTCAGGCTCCCGAAGACGGCGGCCGGCACGCTCTGCTGCTCCAGCCGAACCtctgggcggggaggggaggacacGGTCACTCTCCAGGAGGggccctcccctgcctctgccccaccaccctgcctggctggctggcccCTCACCGTTGGGCTCCAGGTCCATCTCATCCTCGTCCTCGTCCTCGCCCAGCTCGATCTCCTCGGGGTTGGCTTGCTGTGCCAGCTCGGCCAGCTCCTCCCGGGAGGCGTCGCTCCTGGgggtgggcgggggcggggcacACTGCTGAGCTGGGCCCAGccccccctcccagccccagccccagccccccgCTCTCACCTCACGAACAGGATCTTGCTCTGGGCCCGCGGGGGCTGATCCCGCTCCGCCTCGGCCGCCAGCTGCTCCGCCCGCTGCTCCAGCAGTTTCATGTCGTCCATGCCGCTCTGCCCAGGGGCGAGGTCAGACACTGGTGGGGGAAGGTGGGCATCAGATGCCATGGGCAGGCCCTCTCCACAGCCACACCAGGCCCTGCCACCCTCGCTCTGGTGCGCTGGGCGCCCAGCTGTCCTCGAGGCCCCAGCCTTCAAGCTCCCAGTCTGAGGGAGAAGCAGAGTCGGGCCCCACTGCTCGCAGTCCCAGGAGGTCAAGGCTGGGCCGACAGGCCCTGAGACGGGGGAACATGTCGCCCCAGGGCGAGCCCGGCCGAGGCCAGGGGTGGCCCGCAGCTGCTCACCAGTACCCGTGGCGCTGCCCGACACCTTGAGCATCTGTGAGGCCATGAAGTTGACCTGCGTGTTGTACGTGGCCTGCACGCTGCGGCGGATCCGCAGCATCTCCCGGATGGTGTCCTCGTTGCCATGTCGGACCTCGAAGTCCTTCCACGTTTGCCAGAAAGCCCCAGTCGTCTGTGGAGAGGGTCTACACGTAAGCTGGCTGGCTCGGCCGCAGCCTCCCAGAGCCCACCCGCCCGCCGGCGGATCCATCCCTACCCGGGGGTCGCAGATCTGGGAGCAGAAGCTGTAGATGGCCCGTGCGCGGTCGATCTCCCCAAGCTTGCACTCCATGTCCGCAAACCGCAGGCACATCTCCCGCGCGTGCTCGTCCGACAGCACCTGGATGACGGTGGGGTCAGAGCAGgcagggtgggaggcaggaggggcgcCCCTCTTGGGAGAGCTCAGGTGGTTCCCAacacaccaggctggccccttcccaaacgcccctcccagcccccacgcGTAGGCACGCTCCGATCCCCCAGCTTGCAGGACCCTCCCACCCCTGCGGCAGGCACCTCGATGGCCTTCTGGTAGATGCCGCGCGTGTGGGTGACCCCGTAGATCTCGGCGGCCCGCTTGATGTAGATGTTGAACATGTCGTACTGCTGGGCGGGCTCCACGGCCCTGGTGGCGCGCTCGTACACGGCCATGGCGTGCCGCGCCAGGCCCCACTCCTCCTCCAGCTGCGCGTACAGCAGGTAGAGCGCTGCAGAGGGACGGGAGCACCCGCCGTCAGAGGGCAGTGGCCCCGCCCACGACGCCCCTCCTCACACCCTCCGCCCAGCCCGCGGGGCCCTCCTCACTCTTGGCGTGTTTGGGAGGGCAGCCATCCAGCGCCTGTTCAAAGAGGTCCCGCGCCCGCTCCAGCTTGCGGCCCCCGTAGCGGGCGATGAACTTGGTCAGGTAGGTGCTCCAGATGTCGGACACGTTGGGCCACTTGAACAGCGAGATGCCGCGCTCGTACGCCTGCCGCGAGATGGGGGGCGTGTGAGTCTCAGGGTGACACCACCTGGCACCCAGTCCGCCAGGAGACTCCTTCAAGCTTGGTGAGCGGGCCCCCTCCTGTCCACCCCTCCCCACTGTGGCCCTCCCCGCCATCACGGTGCTGGCAGGGGGGCCGTGCTGCCCGTCTGCCTCAACAGACTGTAAGAACCCCAAGGACAGGGCGGGACTAGGACTCAGTAAGTCACTAGTGGGGGATGTTGTGGGTGAAGAGGGGGTGGACCCTCAGCTCTGCGGACACTGGAGTCCAGGCCGAGGGGCAGGGCCTGTCACTCAGGCAGGGGCGGCACACGTGCATAGGGACGACTGCCCTGTCCGTGAACATGCGTCATCTCCACACCCACACAACCAAAaccccagggtggggcagggcctcACCATGGGTACACGTGCATAAGACACCTACGACCCGCGGCCTGAGCGGCAGGGCACCTACAACaacaccctcccccacctcatacacacacagaggcgGGACTCAGTGCCTGTGATGCGCTGAACGGCGTCTCCTGAAATTCacgctgaagccctaacccctggGACCTCAAGTGATGTCTGTGTTTGAAGATAAGATCTTGAAAGAGGTAACTGAGCCAAAACGAGGTCACTAGGATGGACTCCAACACGACTAACGTCCCCATAAGAAGAGACtcggagacacagagagacagcagAAACACACACCAACAGAGATGCCCACGTGAGGACGCAGTGAGGATGGCcggctacaagccaaggagagaggcctcgggagaaaCTGGCCCGGCCGACCCCTTGATCTTGGATGTCCAGCCTCCAGGATTGGGAGGAGATATATCTCTGTTGATTGAGcctctcagtctgtggtacttggtTACGGAGGACCAAGTGCATGAACACAGTGCCCGGGGCCCCTAGGGAGGGGACACTGCCACCCGCGCCCCCTCACCTTAAAGCTCTCCTCGAAGTACTTGTGCTCCTCCAGGAACATGGCGTAGTTGATGACGATCTGGGGAGTTGCGATGCGCAGGTCCAGGATGCGGTCATACACGGCCTTGGTGGACTGCAGGGGGAGTGGGGGCTGAGTCGGTGGCCTTGTCCCTCCCCTGCCACAGGCCCGCGGCCCGTCCCTTCCCGGCAGCTCACCTGGAAGGTGCCGAGGCTCTCCTCCAGGTCAGCGAGCATCGACCACACCTTCAGCGACTTGTACACGCGGTTCTGCACGGGCTCCGAGGCATCGAAGTACTCGGCCCGGCGGGCGGGCAACGCCGTCGCCTTCTGCAGGGAGTCAGTAGCACCGAGCAGGGAACTCAGACGGGTTTCCGGGGCCGCACACCCTGCACCCTCCTCCCCAGGACCCAGGCTGGTGCTCACCCGCAGCAGCCGCAAAGCCTGGTCGTAGTTCTCGTGGCGGAGTTCCAGCTCGCCACACTCGCACCACACGCTTGCCAGGTCATCCACCTGCTTGAAGCTCACTTTGGTGGCCTTCTCCAGAATGACACGGGCCTGCGGGCGGGCGGAGGCCAGGGCTGAGACCCTGCCTGCCTGGCGCTCAGCTCCTTAGAGTGCACATGCCTGCATGCTCATGCAGATGCACCTGTGCCCCCGGGTCCTCCGGCCAAGGACCCGTCTGTACTCATGCACACACAACATGCTCAAGCAAATACACACAGGCCATGGCACTCACATCGTCCAGCTGCCCGTTGTCCTCGTAAAACTTGGCAAATGCAACCCACAGCGTGTGGGGCTTGCCTGTAGCCTTGAAGGGGTCCACCGTCTGCACGGCCTCCGTGTACGTGTTGATGATCTGGGCGGGAGGGCTGGGTCAGGTGTGGGTGGGGCTAGGCAGATGAGGGCGGAGGGGGGACAGGGCTCCGGGGCCGGGGCCATCACATACCTCCCGAGGGCGGCCCTGGTGCAGGGCCACGCGCTTGTGCCACTCGTGCACGTGGTGTGGGTTCTGGCGCAGCAAGACGCTGTTGAGGAGCAGGGGCCGCCGGGCGATGAGCTGCTCGAAGCGAGCCAGGCGCAGCTCCAGGTCCACGTCGTCTGGGACCCACGACaggggccagggagcaggggTGAGGGCCTCAGCACACAGCTACCTCcggcccccaccccctctccctccagccccagcccagggctctgggccTTACTGCCTCACCCCACTTTCCACCCTGGCACTCTCTCTGCTGGCCCTGGCCGGAGCTGCCCCAGGGCCACCCTGACCCCTGGCTCACCCCCGGCCCACAGCATTCCCCACAGCCCTCCTTCCCCGCCAAGCTCGGGCCCAGGCCCTCCTGAACCACCTCCATCGTCcagtcctccctccctgctgggccCTGACTGACCCGGGATgcacctctcccctgccccagccactcAGGACTCCCCGACCCCTacagcccaccccagccccatctGCCCACCTCTTCCGCTCACCTTCCTCCTCCCGCCCCAGCTCCGAGGCCGTCTCCATCTTGGCGGCAATCATGCTCTCCTCAAACTGGGCGTAGCTGTCGAACACCTGGGTGAAGTCCCGCACCGTCATCACGGTCCGGATGGCCTCCTCGTACACGTCCCGAGCCTACGGGGACGGGGACGGGTGAAGGAAAGTGCTGGCAGGGGAGAGGCGCGGGTGCCCACGCCGGCACATGGGGAACGGCAGGAGTGCCTTTGGCACCAGGCCCCACAGGGCCTTCCCggggccctgccctctccctgggcCTGCCCGGTTCCGGCAGGCTGCAAGCAGTGATGTTCAGTAGAGCCGGGGCTGGagacctcccctcccctgctggaGGGACCTGGGGGCCTCGGCTCCTCCTCAGTAAACTGAGTCACAGCCCCTCGTGCAGCTCAAGGCAGGCGTGTGTAAAGCACCTGGCACCAAATAGGTGACCCATCTCCCTGTCCCCAGAGGCCACCCTGCAGGGACCCTAACCTCAGCTCAGCCGTGGAGGGCTCAGGGGTTGCTGTGAAGCAGCCCTCAACCTGCCCAGCCCCCTTCTCCAGCTCACACTCTCCCAGTCACCCCCGCAAGCTCGGGCCCCATCTCTCTGCCCCGGTCACTGGCTGGTCCTGCCCCACTGCCTCCACCTGGCCAGTCTCCTGCCGCCGGCCTTGGCCTGTGCACTCTGCTCAAAGTGGCAGCCTGAAGGGTCTTTGTAAAAGGCACAGCTGGTCATGCCTCTGTCCTGCCCATGCCGGGTCGGAGGCTCCCCACAGCGGGACACAGACAGCCCCTGCTGGGCCTGCGGGGCTCCCCACTTCCCTAATCCTTCACTgccccctctctctgctctcccctgCTCCCATCTTCCCTGAGGCCCCAACAGCCCCAGCCAGCCCCCCTGGGGATCCCCAGAGCCCAATACTCTCCCCTATCCCCTGAGCTTGCCACTCCACTGCCCAACACATCGAGCAAGCAAACATGGTGACTGACAGTAACACCAACACCTCAACAGCGACTGTCACTCCCATTGTGCAAATGAGGACGCCCAGGCTTAGCgggccccaggccacacagccagagAGAGGCAGGTCTGGCTGACCCCAGGGTGGGCACACAGGTCCACAGGGCTGAATGGCGTCTCCTCACCTTCAGGAAGGCAAATGTGTGGTGCACGCGCATGTGTGCACCACCAGCACATGTGCACCTGTTTCCTGTTTACACACGTGTACACGTGCACTGGGGGGAGACCCTGGCCCGCAACCAGGGCCCGTGTGCCCGCACACCTTCTCAAAGTGGCCACTGCGGATGTAGTAGTCAGCCAGCGAGCACCACAGCTTGCCCAGCTGGTCGGTGAAGCGGGTGAGGCCCCCGCGGATGATGGCATCCACGTTGAGCGACTGCACCTTGTCCGGGTTCTGGGAGATGAGGTCGCAGAGCTCGTGCCACAGCTGCGGGGCCCGGGGAAAGAGTCTCAGCCACAGCCTCTGAGGAGGCGAGCCCTCCCGCCGGACCCGACTCCCAGCTCCCCACAGGCCCACCTGGTAGTTGGACTTGCCGGCCTTGGACACAAAGCGCTCGTCATTCACCACGGTGGCCAGGCGCTGCGCGGCCTCGTCCAGCCGGTCACTTGACTTAAGGTACTCGATGTACTCCTCTGCGCTctcagggctcagctgggcaccGACCCCCCCCACCGGCAGTCAGTGGGGCTGCAGGGCCACTGTGCCATGGCCCTTTCCTCTCGGTGGCTCCAGGCCTCCTGTCAGCCACCCACCTTGTCCCAGCCAAGAGCCATCCCTGCTGACTCAGCCTTAGCCACATCTGTCCAGCCTGGGCCCCAGTGGTCCAGCCTAAGTCCTAAATGGTCCAGCCTTGACTATAGTGGTCCAGTGTGAGGCCTACTGGTCCCATTGATCCAGTTGGCGCCCCAATGGTCCAGCTTTGACTAGTGGTCCAGCCTGGGCCTCACTGGTCCAGCCTCAGCCCTAAGGGCCCAGCCTGGGCTCTAGGTGACCATCCTGGGTCTCACTGATCCAGTGTGGGCCCCACTGGTCCAACCCCAGCCCTAACTGGTCTGCCTTAGACACCAATGGTCCAGCCTGCACAGGCC
This region includes:
- the CAMSAP3 gene encoding calmodulin-regulated spectrin-associated protein 3 isoform X4 gives rise to the protein MVEAAPPGPGPLRRTFLVPEIKSLDQYDFSRAKAAASLAWVLRAAFGGAEHVPSELWEPFYTDQYAQEHVKPPVTRLLLSAELYCRAWRQALPQLETPPSPAALLALLARRGTVPALPERPVQEADLRHQPILMGAHLAVIDALMVAFALEWTKTVPGPLALASLEHKLLFWVDTTIRRLQEKTEQEAAQRASPAAPADGVAPAQPSCPTRWYWKLVPHAIAFCLKESGSKPPMIRYRKDRAVARRAPCFPTVTSLQDLASGAALAATIHCYCPQLLRLEEVCLKDPMSVADSLYNLQLVQDFCACRLPRGCPLSLEDLLYVPPPLKINLVVLLAEMFMCFEVLKPDFVQAKDLPDSHAASPRAMEASTPQNGSGSSSPVFNFRHPLLSSGSPQSPLRGSTGSLKSSPSMSHMEALGKAWNRQLSDVDVVMGDPVLLRSASSDSLGPPRSVPARTPAQPPPEPGDLPTIEEALQIIHSAEPRLLPDGAADGSFYLHSPEGPSKLPLASPYPPEGASKPLPDGPTKAPVYLPHPEGPLKPSPCPAGEVSKLPALSEGSPKAAASSPAASNSEVKMTSFAERKKQLVKAEPEAGSPAAGSAAPEALSSEMSELGARLEEKRRAIEAQKRRIEAIFAKHRQRLGKSAFLQVQPREAGGEVEVEEELGPASGGERPAGEGQGEPAPRPKAVTFSPELGPAPPEGLGDYNRAVSKLSAALSSLQRDMQRLTDQQQRLLAPPEAPAPAPPPAAWVIPGPTTGPKAASPSPARRAPAARRSPGPGPSPTPRSPKHARPAELRLAPLTRVLTPPHDVDSLPHLRKFSPSQVPVQTRSSILLAERPPPEEPAARPGLIEIPLGSLGEPPAEDEGDGSPPGAEDSLEEEASSEGEPRAGLGFFYKDEDKPEDEMAQKRASLLERQQRRAEEARRRRQWQEAEREQRREEAARLAQEEAAPGPPAPPAPAATPAPAARAPAEEEVGPRRGEFTRLEYERRAQLKLMDDLDKVLRPRAAGTGGPGRGGRRAPRPRSGCCDDSALARSPARGLLGSRLSKVYSQSTLSLSTVANEANNLGVKRPTSRAPSPSGLMSPSRLPGSRERDWENGSNASSPASVPEYTGPRLYKEPSAKSNKFIIHNALSHCCLAGKVNEPQKNRILEEIEKSKANHFLILFRDSSCQFRALYTLSGETEELSRLAGYGPRTVTPAMVEGIYKYNSDRKRFTQIPAKTMSMSVDAFTIQGHLWQSKKPTTPKKGGSTPK
- the CAMSAP3 gene encoding calmodulin-regulated spectrin-associated protein 3 isoform X1; amino-acid sequence: MVEAAPPGPGPLRRTFLVPEIKSLDQYDFSRAKAAASLAWVLRAAFGGAEHVPSELWEPFYTDQYAQEHVKPPVTRLLLSAELYCRAWRQALPQLETPPSPAALLALLARRGTVPALPERPVQEADLRHQPILMGAHLAVIDALMVAFALEWTKTVPGPLALASLEHKLLFWVDTTIRRLQEKTEQEAAQRASPAAPADGVAPAQPSCPTRWYWKLVPHAIAFCLKESGSKPPMIRYRKDRAVARRAPCFPTVTSLQDLASGAALAATIHCYCPQLLRLEEVCLKDPMSVADSLYNLQLVQDFCACRLPRGCPLSLEDLLYVPPPLKINLVVLLAEMFMCFEVLKPDFVQAKDLPDSHAASPRAMEASTPQNGSGSSSPVFNFRHPLLSSGSPQSPLRGSTGSLKSSPSMSHMEALGKAWNRQLSRPLSQAVSFSTPFGLDSDVDVVMGDPVLLRSASSDSLGPPRSVPARTPAQPPPEPGDLPTIEEALQIIHSAEPRLLPDGAADGSFYLHSPEGPSKLPLASPYPPEGASKPLPDGPTKAPVYLPHPEGPLKPSPCPAGEVSKLPALSEGSPKAAASSPAASNSEVKMTSFAERKKQLVKAEPEAGSPAAGSAAPEALSSEMSELGARLEEKRRAIEAQKRRIEAIFAKHRQRLGKSAFLQVQPREAGGEVEVEEELGPASGGERPAGEGQGEPAPRPKAVTFSPELGPAPPEGLGDYNRAVSKLSAALSSLQRDMQRLTDQQQRLLAPPEAPAPAPPPAAWVIPGPTTGPKAASPSPARRAPAARRSPGPGPSPTPRSPKHARPAELRLAPLTRVLTPPHDVDSLPHLRKFSPSQVPVQTRSSILLAERPPPEEPAARPGLIEIPLGSLGEPPAEDEGDGSPPGAEDSLEEEASSEGEPRAGLGFFYKDEDKPEDEMAQKRASLLERQQRRAEEARRRRQWQEAEREQRREEAARLAQEEAAPGPPAPPAPAATPAPAARAPAEEEVGPRRGEFTRLEYERRAQLKLMDDLDKVLRPRAAGTGGPGRGGRRAPRPRSGCCDDSALARSPARGLLGSRLSKVYSQSTLSLSTVANEANNLGVKRPTSRAPSPSGLMSPSRLPGSRERDWENGSNASSPASVPEYTGPRLYKEPSAKSNKFIIHNALSHCCLAGKVNEPQKNRILEEIEKSKANHFLILFRDSSCQFRALYTLSGETEELSRLAGYGPRTVTPAMVEGIYKYNSDRKRFTQIPAKTMSMSVDAFTIQGHLWQSKKPTTPKKGGSTPK